The following are encoded in a window of Acinonyx jubatus isolate Ajub_Pintada_27869175 chromosome D4, VMU_Ajub_asm_v1.0, whole genome shotgun sequence genomic DNA:
- the TMEM141 gene encoding transmembrane protein 141, with the protein MVNLGLSRVDDAVAAKHPGLREYAACQSSAFVKGIFTFVTGTGATFGLQMFLQRKFPYPFQWKVLVAVVTGSVASYWVTRVESHRCSNLWLFLETGRLPKGLGTDRRS; encoded by the exons ATGGTGAACCTGGGCCTGTCCCGGGTGGACGACGCCGTGGCCGCCAAGCACCCG GGACTCCGGGAGTATGCCGCGTGCCAGTCGAGCGCCTTCGTGAAGGGCATTTTCACCTTTGTCACAG GCACCGGTGCAACCTTCGGCCTGCAGATGTTCCTTCAGAGGAAGTTTCCGTACCCCTTCCAGTGGAAGGTGCTGGTGGCCGTAG tcACAGGCTCAGTGGCCAGCTATTGGGTGACCCGAGTGGAGTCGCACAGATGCAGCAACCTCTGGCTCTTCCTGGAGACGGGGCGGCTCCCCAAAGGCCTGGGCACAG ATCGGCGCAGCTAG